One genomic region from Streptomyces sp. NBC_01264 encodes:
- a CDS encoding YncE family protein, which produces MPLPAASGTGPQQIGSKMSAQALPKSHGRRDQRARRAPLGRLTAALTVVAGLLVWSSAQSSAQASGEFHPDGHGCSSSADAGRGAQPPGRRGDLAYVANYGSNTVSVVDTDTNTVATTVPVDKGPVYVAVAPHRTCAFVTNFDAGSVSVIDTETNTVVKTLTADDNIGQQPYGMAVTPDGAQVYIANQASDSVSVIDTRTNTVVKVLTQSDGIGDAPSLVAVTPDGSHAYITNQESNDVTVINTRDNTLATVITDGIGDFPYDVAFTPDGSRAYVTDAAGKQDGSVAVIDIATNTVVSKITHSDGLGELPLGLAVTPDGSRLYVANRNSDSVSVIDTHDDSVIGTIEDGIGDEPIAVAITRKAHRAYVTSQVSGSVSVIDTHDDSVIGTIEDGIGNSPFGIAIRSRNGHS; this is translated from the coding sequence ATGCCTCTTCCGGCGGCGAGTGGCACAGGCCCTCAACAGATCGGGAGCAAGATGTCGGCACAGGCACTACCGAAGAGCCATGGCCGAAGGGACCAGAGGGCCCGCCGAGCCCCTCTCGGACGGCTGACGGCGGCCCTCACCGTTGTGGCAGGGTTGCTGGTCTGGTCGTCCGCGCAGTCGTCGGCCCAGGCATCGGGTGAATTCCACCCGGATGGCCATGGCTGTTCCTCTTCAGCGGACGCAGGGAGAGGAGCGCAGCCTCCTGGCCGCCGCGGAGACCTCGCCTACGTTGCCAACTACGGCTCGAACACCGTCTCGGTGGTCGACACCGACACCAACACGGTCGCGACGACCGTCCCTGTCGACAAGGGGCCGGTCTATGTGGCGGTAGCGCCTCACAGGACATGCGCCTTCGTCACCAACTTCGACGCGGGCAGCGTCTCCGTCATCGACACCGAGACGAACACCGTCGTCAAGACCCTCACGGCCGACGACAACATCGGTCAACAGCCCTATGGCATGGCGGTCACCCCGGACGGCGCCCAGGTGTACATCGCCAACCAGGCATCGGACAGTGTCTCCGTCATCGACACCAGGACGAACACCGTCGTCAAGGTCCTCACGCAAAGCGACGGCATCGGAGACGCTCCCTCTCTTGTAGCAGTCACCCCCGACGGCTCCCACGCCTACATCACCAACCAGGAGTCAAATGATGTGACGGTGATCAACACCCGCGACAACACGCTCGCCACTGTCATCACCGACGGCATCGGCGACTTCCCGTACGACGTGGCGTTCACGCCGGACGGCTCCCGCGCCTACGTCACGGACGCAGCAGGCAAGCAGGACGGCAGCGTGGCGGTCATCGACATCGCAACCAACACCGTCGTCTCGAAGATCACTCACAGTGACGGACTCGGCGAACTCCCGCTCGGTCTGGCTGTCACCCCGGACGGCTCCCGCCTCTACGTGGCCAACAGGAACTCGGACAGTGTGTCGGTGATCGACACCCATGACGATAGCGTCATCGGGACCATTGAGGACGGCATCGGTGACGAGCCCATCGCTGTCGCCATTACGCGCAAGGCACATCGCGCGTACGTCACCAGCCAGGTCTCGGGCAGTGTGTCGGTGATCGACACCCATGACGATAGCGTCATCGGGACCATTGAGGACGGCATCGGCAACAGCCCGTTCGGTATCGCGATCCGCAGCCGGAACGGACACTCCTAG
- a CDS encoding transposase family protein has product MRPDRRWRRPACGVCRRRAPLYDRGRRRRRRSLDEGLLRVYLEADLPRVGCEAGGGRPVAGGVPAGGRPVARGVAGGRSWALSRYLKWRDHVRKSGCIRGA; this is encoded by the coding sequence GTGCGGCCGGACCGCAGGTGGCGGCGGCCGGCCTGCGGGGTGTGCCGCCGGCGGGCGCCGCTGTACGACCGGGGCCGCCGCAGGCGCCGACGCTCGCTGGACGAGGGGCTGCTGCGGGTCTACCTCGAGGCGGACCTGCCGCGGGTGGGGTGTGAGGCAGGCGGAGGTCGCCCGGTTGCTGGGGGTGTCCCGGCAGGCGGTCGGCCAGTGGCACGCGGCGTGGCGGGAGGGCGGTCGTGGGCACTGTCACGTTATTTAAAATGGCGTGACCACGTCAGGAAATCCGGATGCATCCGAGGTGCTTGA
- a CDS encoding DUF4394 domain-containing protein has product MNLRIATAVAAAALAAACAMPAAASANPKPPMERAPIALGLTTDMRLVEFPVDQPSKTQAIGKVTGLRDGDTKILAIDFRIQDGKLYGLGDGGGVYVLDTENAQARRVCVLTLALQGTAFGFDFDAASDNMRIVSDTGQNLTHDLNTRTTTSHTMLRRAETPNETALGVTALGYTNNDTDESTDSTAFVLDTVTDRASVLSPGNDGLIASLGDLGRDIEGDAGFDIRYNTVTGTNTGYSVFKAMGRGGYRLASVNILNGQTTELGTFGASNQVRDIAVTLDDNTAQ; this is encoded by the coding sequence GTGAACCTGCGTATCGCCACCGCTGTTGCCGCTGCCGCCCTCGCTGCCGCCTGCGCCATGCCGGCCGCCGCGTCCGCCAACCCCAAGCCGCCCATGGAGCGCGCTCCGATCGCGCTGGGTCTGACCACCGACATGCGCCTGGTCGAGTTCCCCGTCGACCAGCCCTCCAAGACCCAGGCGATCGGCAAGGTAACCGGCCTGCGCGACGGCGACACCAAGATCCTGGCCATCGACTTCCGCATCCAGGACGGAAAGCTCTACGGCCTGGGTGACGGGGGCGGCGTCTACGTCCTGGACACCGAGAACGCACAGGCCCGCAGGGTCTGCGTGCTCACGCTCGCTCTGCAGGGGACCGCGTTCGGCTTCGACTTCGACGCGGCATCCGACAACATGCGCATCGTCTCCGACACCGGCCAGAACCTCACCCACGACCTCAACACCAGGACCACCACCAGCCACACCATGCTGCGGCGTGCCGAGACCCCCAACGAGACCGCGCTGGGTGTCACCGCGCTCGGCTACACCAACAACGACACCGACGAGTCCACCGACTCCACCGCCTTCGTCCTGGACACCGTCACCGACCGCGCCTCCGTGCTGTCCCCCGGCAACGACGGCCTCATCGCATCCCTCGGCGACCTCGGCCGCGACATCGAAGGCGACGCCGGCTTCGACATCCGCTACAACACCGTCACCGGCACCAACACCGGCTACAGCGTGTTCAAGGCCATGGGCCGCGGCGGCTACCGCCTCGCCAGCGTCAACATCCTCAACGGCCAGACCACCGAACTCGGCACCTTCGGCGCGAGCAACCAGGTCCGCGACATCGCCGTCACCCTCGACGACAACACCGCCCAGTAG
- a CDS encoding IS6 family transposase encodes MPSYANHRYPVEIISHCVWLYFRFPLSFREVEEMMLERGVVVSYETIRRWCLKFGQVYANALRRRRPQPGDKWHLDEVFVKIGGVRKYLWRAVDADGNVLDILVQNRRDKAAARRFFRRLLTSTGQVPRVVVTDKLKSYGAAHREVMPSVEHRSHKGLNNRAENSHQPTRQRERAMKGFRSPGGAQRFLAAFTGISPHFRPGRHLMTARRHRLEMTVRFAIWDQITGVAGMPATV; translated from the coding sequence ATGCCGTCGTATGCGAATCACCGTTACCCGGTGGAGATCATTTCGCACTGTGTGTGGCTGTACTTCCGGTTCCCGCTCTCCTTCCGTGAGGTGGAGGAGATGATGCTCGAGCGGGGCGTGGTCGTCTCCTACGAGACAATCCGCCGGTGGTGTCTGAAGTTCGGCCAGGTCTACGCCAACGCGTTGCGCCGGCGGCGCCCGCAGCCCGGCGACAAGTGGCACTTGGACGAGGTCTTCGTCAAGATCGGCGGGGTGCGGAAGTACTTGTGGCGGGCTGTGGACGCCGACGGGAACGTCCTCGACATCCTGGTGCAGAATCGACGTGACAAGGCTGCGGCCAGGCGTTTCTTCCGTCGGCTCCTCACCTCCACCGGGCAGGTGCCCCGGGTGGTCGTCACCGACAAGCTGAAGTCGTACGGGGCAGCGCACCGCGAGGTGATGCCCTCGGTGGAGCACCGTTCCCACAAGGGTTTGAACAACCGGGCGGAGAACTCGCACCAGCCAACGAGGCAGCGGGAACGGGCTATGAAAGGGTTCCGCAGCCCGGGTGGGGCGCAACGGTTCCTGGCCGCGTTCACCGGGATCTCACCCCACTTCAGACCCGGACGGCACCTCATGACCGCCCGCCGCCACCGCCTCGAAATGACCGTCCGCTTCGCGATCTGGGACCAGATCACCGGCGTCGCCGGCATGCCCGCGACGGTCTGA
- a CDS encoding IS3 family transposase (programmed frameshift), whose amino-acid sequence MGMKHYPAEFKADAVALYRSRPGATIKSVAADLGVNTETLRNWIRAADGRRPGAHSAPPAASQAVGDAVQAELAAARKRIRELEEERDILRKAARYFGDGDALVNRYQFVDDHQRRHGVKRLCDILGLARSSFYYWRRTAAARAARQSVEAGLAARIRKIHQDSDGTYGAPRITAELRDEEGPVVNHKRVARIMRTIGLEGVRLRRRHRTTVADQAASKAPDLIGRDFTAADVNRKYVGDITYLPVSGAKPLYLATVIDLCSRRLAGWAIADHMRTELVIDALAAAERTRGNLAGAIMHTDHGSQYSSRAFAEICRSAGVRQSMGAIGSSADNAAAESFNAAFKRETLKGRKAWSSEREARLDAFRWLTRYNTRRRHSRLGHRSPIAYENDLQPAATTLTQAA is encoded by the exons GTGGGGATGAAGCACTATCCCGCCGAGTTCAAGGCGGACGCGGTCGCGTTGTACCGGTCGAGGCCGGGAGCGACGATCAAGTCGGTCGCCGCTGATCTCGGGGTGAACACCGAGACGCTGAGGAACTGGATCCGGGCCGCCGACGGCCGCCGACCTGGCGCCCACTCCGCACCGCCGGCCGCCTCGCAGGCCGTCGGCGACGCCGTTCAGGCGGAGCTGGCCGCCGCCCGCAAGAGGATCCGCGAGCTCGAGGAAGAACGGGACATTCTCCGCAAGGCGGCCCGGTATTTCG GCGACGGAGACGCGCTGGTGAACCGCTACCAGTTCGTTGACGATCACCAGCGCCGTCACGGCGTGAAGCGGCTCTGCGACATCCTCGGCCTGGCCCGGTCGAGCTTTTACTACTGGCGTCGCACCGCGGCCGCGAGAGCGGCCAGGCAGAGCGTCGAGGCCGGGCTCGCGGCCCGGATACGCAAGATCCACCAGGACTCCGACGGCACCTACGGAGCCCCCAGAATCACCGCGGAACTCCGCGACGAGGAGGGTCCGGTGGTCAACCACAAGCGGGTCGCCAGGATCATGCGGACCATCGGGCTCGAGGGAGTCCGGTTGCGCCGCCGGCACCGCACCACCGTCGCGGACCAAGCCGCGTCGAAGGCACCGGACCTGATCGGACGCGACTTCACCGCAGCCGACGTCAACAGAAAATACGTCGGCGACATCACATACCTGCCGGTCAGCGGCGCGAAGCCGCTCTACCTCGCGACCGTCATCGACTTGTGCTCGCGCCGGCTGGCCGGGTGGGCGATCGCCGATCACATGCGAACCGAACTCGTCATCGACGCCCTGGCGGCAGCCGAGCGGACCCGTGGAAACCTGGCCGGAGCGATCATGCACACGGACCACGGATCCCAATATTCGAGCAGGGCCTTCGCTGAAATCTGCAGGTCAGCCGGGGTCCGGCAGAGCATGGGCGCGATCGGATCCAGCGCCGACAACGCAGCCGCAGAAAGCTTCAACGCCGCCTTCAAGAGGGAGACACTCAAAGGCCGCAAAGCCTGGTCGAGCGAGCGCGAGGCCAGGCTGGACGCGTTCCGCTGGCTGACCCGATACAACACCCGCCGCCGACACTCCCGCCTCGGCCACCGGTCCCCGATCGCCTACGAGAACGACCTCCAGCCAGCTGCAACTACCCTGACCCAAGCCGCATAG
- a CDS encoding glycine-rich protein, with the protein MSCTRPALTIATALLALTGLATTAHADNHDKDHGGGKSNHCYINVKGNHNTNACGTVTYGDNTITGNGHTVQLGTVLPQDGCTPPSSQTLCVYTTPGEHILTVPIGVRSIAVTAIGASGENISGAPGGKGARVVTSVPVFAGQILYIEVGATATNCDLSGCANPGYNGAGQGGAFGGGGGGASAVRTQPAGTPTTLASRIAIAGGGGGAGTPRVGCTNPTTLNGAGGDASKKGTQGALCADGVQGGTGGNPGTATQGGTGGSPPDAPFTYDGDLGQGGNPGFGGGGGGGGLYGGGAGGSPRTITDNISSGGGGGGGGSSLPTTETVTSEPASVTLTFSI; encoded by the coding sequence CCACGGCGGCGGCAAGAGCAACCACTGCTACATCAACGTCAAGGGCAACCACAACACGAACGCCTGCGGCACCGTCACCTACGGCGACAACACCATCACCGGCAACGGACATACTGTTCAGCTGGGGACCGTCCTGCCCCAGGATGGATGCACACCTCCGAGCTCCCAGACATTGTGCGTGTACACCACTCCAGGCGAGCACATCCTCACAGTGCCGATCGGCGTACGTAGCATCGCAGTCACCGCAATCGGCGCCTCCGGCGAAAACATCAGCGGAGCACCAGGCGGCAAGGGAGCAAGGGTAGTCACCTCCGTGCCCGTGTTCGCCGGACAAATCCTGTACATCGAAGTTGGCGCCACCGCAACCAACTGTGACCTCTCAGGCTGCGCCAACCCCGGATACAACGGAGCCGGACAAGGAGGAGCCTTCGGCGGAGGCGGGGGCGGAGCCTCCGCCGTGCGCACACAACCGGCAGGAACTCCCACTACTCTCGCCAGCCGCATCGCCATTGCAGGGGGCGGAGGAGGCGCGGGAACGCCCAGGGTCGGATGCACTAACCCCACCACCCTGAACGGCGCAGGAGGCGACGCCAGCAAAAAGGGCACCCAAGGCGCGCTCTGCGCTGACGGCGTCCAAGGGGGAACTGGCGGCAACCCCGGCACCGCTACACAGGGAGGCACCGGCGGCAGCCCCCCGGACGCCCCCTTCACCTACGACGGGGACCTGGGCCAAGGCGGAAACCCCGGATTCGGAGGCGGAGGTGGCGGAGGAGGCCTCTACGGCGGAGGCGCCGGAGGCTCACCCCGAACCATTACCGACAACATCTCTTCCGGCGGAGGCGGAGGTGGAGGTGGATCCTCACTACCGACCACCGAAACAGTCACCTCCGAACCCGCATCCGTCACCCTCACCTTCTCCATCTGA
- a CDS encoding transposase, whose product MSLLPEQWPEVPEVTVRVARAVAGRGAPPLAMRVRDELGGLFADAEFAGAFGLRGRRGWSPGRLAMVTVLQMAENLTDRAAAHRVRFDLSWKYCLGLELEDVGFDASVLSEFRTRVVEHGLEERVLDLLLAALKGKGLVKAGGKQRTGLDPGF is encoded by the coding sequence ATGTCGTTGCTGCCGGAGCAGTGGCCCGAGGTCCCTGAGGTGACGGTGCGGGTCGCGCGGGCGGTGGCTGGTCGTGGGGCGCCGCCGTTGGCTATGCGGGTGCGGGATGAGCTGGGCGGGCTGTTCGCGGATGCCGAGTTCGCCGGGGCGTTCGGTCTGCGGGGCCGGCGGGGCTGGTCGCCGGGGCGGCTGGCGATGGTGACGGTGCTGCAGATGGCGGAGAACCTGACCGACCGCGCCGCCGCCCACCGGGTCCGGTTCGACCTGTCGTGGAAGTACTGCCTTGGCCTGGAGTTGGAGGACGTCGGCTTCGATGCCTCGGTGCTCTCGGAGTTCCGCACCCGGGTGGTCGAGCACGGCCTGGAGGAGCGGGTACTGGATCTGCTGCTGGCGGCATTGAAGGGCAAGGGCCTGGTCAAGGCTGGGGGTAAGCAGCGGACGGGCCTTGACCCCGGATTTTGA